The Halalkalibacter krulwichiae genome has a segment encoding these proteins:
- a CDS encoding IclR family transcriptional regulator, whose protein sequence is MFTSLENALRLLKCFSSDEPELSLTSLSNKLNLGKSTTHRLLKTLESEGFVLQNPLNHSYSLGVSVLALTNTVTSQMKIIRDANPILRELTRATGESSHLGIIEGNSLIYLQKVECEFPVHLNSHIGKRNPLHCTSCGQILLAYQKEPFTIDLKKYTNKTITDPIVLQEKLNEVKSQGYAVSNEELDEGIWSVAAPVYNPKKEVVAAIDVSGPLKRVNHIKQDIIKKVVEASATLSNAIKLRS, encoded by the coding sequence ATGTTTACTTCATTAGAGAATGCTTTACGTTTATTGAAATGTTTCTCATCTGATGAGCCTGAACTTTCATTAACGTCCCTTTCGAATAAATTAAATCTCGGAAAAAGCACAACACACCGTCTTTTAAAAACGTTAGAAAGTGAAGGATTTGTCCTCCAGAACCCGCTCAATCATTCATACAGCCTTGGTGTCTCGGTTTTAGCCTTAACCAATACGGTAACGTCACAAATGAAAATCATTCGAGATGCAAACCCGATTTTAAGAGAGCTAACAAGGGCAACTGGAGAAAGTTCTCACCTTGGAATTATCGAAGGAAATAGTCTTATTTATTTACAAAAGGTTGAATGTGAATTTCCGGTGCATCTGAATTCACATATTGGTAAGAGGAACCCGCTTCATTGCACAAGTTGCGGACAAATTTTACTTGCTTATCAAAAGGAACCATTTACGATTGATTTGAAAAAGTATACAAACAAGACGATTACTGATCCAATCGTATTACAAGAAAAATTAAACGAAGTAAAAAGTCAAGGGTATGCAGTTAGCAACGAGGAGCTCGATGAGGGAATCTGGTCAGTTGCTGCACCTGTATACAATCCTAAAAAAGAGGTTGTCGCTGCGATTGATGTCAGTGGTCCCTTAAAAAGGGTTAATCACATCAAACAAGACATTATCAAAAAAGTCGTAGAAGCAAGTGCGACACTATCAAACGCCATTAAATTAAGGTCGTAG
- a CDS encoding FAD-dependent monooxygenase: MSRVEKREVIVVGAGPVGLTAALALRSKGISATIMEADPKDRPRPGSRAIYLHKATLTHLEEISPGLGFTLSRNGVSWPIKRTFFRGTEVYVRNYGVTDMNHPTKLPPFTSLHQDEIERHMYEACIAAGVEFVWGTPVKDVQTSEDGAVITTETGDKWEAQYVIGADGARSAVRESVNLKFEGPRTKDTFLVVDVKEDEENPLPLERVFYYQHQAMGGRNVMLVPFKGGWRVDLQLLEDDNPDDFTTIEGVKKWLPSVMDAKYAERITWVSTYRFHQVVANSFTDENGKVLLAGEAAHLFAPFGARGLNSGVPDAVIAVKGIEKALQANSRDEAYEAISAAAKERKIAAEWNRNGSTTALNHLQGSSSYMNMKRELAAALTPVVPKLGRWLDEGPYGPKSGPPELTTKY; encoded by the coding sequence ATGAGCAGAGTTGAAAAGCGTGAAGTTATAGTAGTAGGAGCAGGGCCAGTAGGGTTAACGGCAGCACTTGCTTTAAGAAGTAAAGGGATTTCAGCGACAATTATGGAAGCGGACCCAAAAGATCGACCGCGTCCAGGAAGTCGAGCGATCTACCTTCATAAAGCAACCTTAACTCACTTAGAAGAAATCTCTCCTGGGCTAGGATTTACTCTTTCAAGAAATGGAGTTTCATGGCCTATCAAACGGACATTTTTTCGCGGAACAGAAGTGTATGTAAGAAATTATGGTGTTACTGATATGAACCACCCGACGAAATTACCACCTTTTACGAGCTTGCACCAAGACGAAATAGAACGTCATATGTATGAAGCTTGTATAGCTGCTGGAGTTGAGTTTGTTTGGGGTACACCTGTTAAAGATGTCCAAACGAGCGAAGATGGAGCTGTAATAACAACAGAAACTGGTGATAAGTGGGAGGCACAGTATGTAATTGGTGCCGATGGAGCACGTTCCGCTGTGCGTGAATCTGTCAATCTTAAATTTGAAGGACCGCGTACAAAAGATACCTTCTTAGTAGTAGATGTGAAAGAAGATGAGGAAAATCCGCTTCCACTTGAACGTGTTTTCTATTATCAGCATCAAGCAATGGGTGGGCGAAATGTCATGCTTGTTCCATTTAAAGGAGGATGGAGAGTAGACTTACAGCTGCTTGAAGATGATAATCCAGATGATTTTACGACAATTGAAGGGGTTAAAAAGTGGTTGCCAAGCGTAATGGATGCTAAATATGCTGAGCGGATTACATGGGTGTCAACTTACCGTTTCCACCAAGTTGTGGCAAACTCTTTTACAGATGAAAACGGGAAAGTCCTTCTTGCAGGGGAAGCAGCTCACTTATTTGCGCCATTTGGAGCTCGTGGTTTAAACTCCGGTGTTCCGGATGCTGTCATTGCGGTAAAAGGAATCGAAAAGGCATTACAAGCAAATAGTCGTGATGAAGCGTATGAAGCGATCAGTGCTGCAGCGAAGGAACGAAAAATTGCGGCTGAATGGAATCGAAATGGTTCGACAACAGCGCTAAATCATCTTCAAGGAAGTTCTTCTTATATGAATATGAAGCGTGAATTGGCGGCTGCCTTAACACCTGTTGTACCGAAATTAGGCAGATGGTTAGATGAAGGGCCATATGGACCGAAGTCAGGGCCACCTGAGTTAACAACAAAATATTAA
- a CDS encoding acyl-CoA thioesterase, with protein MNKIDYQFKVNFGDTDAAGIVFYPNYYRWMDQATHHFFTTLGFPTSTLIRDEKVGTPIIESKCNFKFPLFFDDEVTIESTMTEMKEKVFTIEHVFLKDGNKIAGGYEVRAWCDISGERPKAIAIPNEVRDAVEKMKLIAQS; from the coding sequence ATGAATAAAATTGATTACCAATTTAAAGTGAATTTTGGCGATACAGATGCTGCTGGCATTGTTTTCTATCCTAATTATTATCGCTGGATGGATCAAGCGACCCATCATTTTTTTACGACTTTAGGGTTTCCTACGTCAACCTTAATAAGAGATGAGAAAGTCGGGACACCAATTATCGAGTCAAAATGTAATTTTAAATTCCCCCTTTTCTTTGATGATGAAGTGACGATTGAATCGACGATGACAGAAATGAAAGAAAAGGTGTTTACAATTGAACACGTCTTTCTAAAAGACGGGAACAAAATAGCGGGAGGCTATGAGGTTCGTGCTTGGTGTGACATAAGTGGAGAAAGACCAAAAGCAATAGCTATCCCAAATGAAGTCAGAGATGCAGTAGAGAAGATGAAGCTAATAGCTCAATCATAA
- a CDS encoding IclR family transcriptional regulator: MSKNTDQNVLSSVKNAMQILRLFKLNQNELGVSEIAKNLGIPKGTAHRLIKTLAQENFLTKNPRTNRYRLGLSLLSLGGVITTQTEIYQEALPILQSVVNSVQETAHICLLEKTEVVYLLRVENRATVPLVTRIGRRNPIHCTSEGLVILAYQHEDRINQVLSNELYPYTSKTITDPTILKEKLRTIKEQGYALAIDQFYEGFVSIAAPIRDYTEEVVSSLAIVGPKTRITEDNYPFFIEKMIKAAEEISELLGYYYSGN, translated from the coding sequence ATGTCGAAAAACACAGATCAAAACGTACTCTCTTCCGTAAAAAATGCGATGCAGATCTTGCGCTTATTTAAGCTAAATCAAAATGAACTCGGCGTATCAGAAATAGCTAAGAATTTAGGCATACCTAAAGGAACAGCGCATCGCTTAATTAAAACACTTGCCCAAGAAAATTTCTTAACGAAGAACCCGCGGACAAATCGCTATCGCCTTGGCCTTTCCCTTCTTTCATTGGGCGGTGTAATAACGACCCAAACAGAAATCTATCAAGAAGCATTACCGATCTTACAATCAGTAGTCAATAGCGTTCAAGAAACCGCTCATATTTGTTTATTAGAAAAAACAGAGGTTGTGTACTTGTTACGTGTTGAGAACCGGGCAACCGTCCCCCTTGTGACTAGAATCGGGAGAAGAAACCCCATTCATTGTACTAGTGAGGGTTTAGTCATTTTAGCTTATCAGCACGAAGATCGAATCAACCAAGTGTTAAGCAATGAACTGTACCCTTATACATCAAAAACGATTACCGACCCTACTATTCTTAAAGAAAAGCTAAGGACTATTAAAGAGCAAGGCTATGCTCTTGCAATTGATCAATTTTATGAAGGGTTTGTCAGTATTGCCGCGCCTATTCGCGATTACACAGAAGAAGTTGTATCCTCCTTAGCGATTGTTGGTCCAAAAACACGGATAACGGAAGACAACTATCCATTTTTCATTGAAAAGATGATAAAAGCAGCGGAAGAAATTTCAGAGCTATTAGGGTATTATTATTCCGGAAATTGA
- a CDS encoding CynX/NimT family MFS transporter: protein MENHSLSYPKEVTSKEKILLLTAIIFVSFNLRPAITAVGPLIGSIRDDFGLSNGLAGLITTLPLLSFALLSFIAPKLGYRFGNETMILVGLLTLITGIMIRSTGVTFLLFTGTALVGVGIALANVLLPSIIKSRYPENIGLITGIYTTAMCIFAAIGSGLSIPLSEGLHLGWQKSLLAWTIIAFIGLFLWYQQFHRDFYSNSLQNSTLPKTTIWKSKIAWQVTLFMGLQSFLFYCLITWLPEILHDKGLTISQAGWMVAMLQVAGLPVTFLTPILADRFRNQRTIVVVIGILYLSGLTGIIVSSHSFALTISSILLGLGQGASISLALTFIGLRTTNPRQAAELSGMAQSIGYLLAASGPILLGVILDFTHSGTAPLILLTIVSVIMVMMGLGAGKNETIDHDRL from the coding sequence ATGGAAAACCATTCACTATCTTACCCAAAAGAAGTTACGTCAAAAGAAAAAATCTTACTATTAACAGCTATCATTTTTGTTTCATTTAACTTACGTCCAGCCATTACAGCGGTTGGTCCATTAATTGGTTCAATACGGGACGATTTCGGACTATCAAATGGGTTAGCTGGTTTGATTACTACTTTACCTTTATTATCTTTTGCTCTTCTATCCTTTATTGCGCCTAAATTAGGATACCGCTTTGGCAACGAAACCATGATCCTAGTCGGATTACTAACATTAATAACAGGAATCATGATCCGCTCAACAGGTGTAACGTTCTTGTTGTTTACCGGTACCGCTTTAGTCGGGGTTGGAATTGCACTAGCAAATGTCTTGTTACCTAGTATTATAAAAAGTAGATACCCTGAAAACATTGGCTTGATAACTGGAATTTACACAACTGCCATGTGCATTTTTGCTGCAATTGGATCGGGGTTAAGTATTCCTTTATCAGAAGGTCTTCATTTAGGGTGGCAAAAATCCTTACTGGCTTGGACTATTATTGCCTTTATCGGTTTGTTCTTATGGTATCAGCAGTTTCATCGAGACTTTTATAGTAATTCTCTCCAAAACAGTACATTACCGAAAACCACTATTTGGAAATCAAAAATTGCATGGCAAGTTACCCTTTTTATGGGACTTCAATCTTTCTTATTTTATTGTTTAATTACTTGGTTACCTGAAATCCTTCATGACAAAGGCTTAACAATCTCTCAAGCTGGCTGGATGGTTGCTATGTTACAAGTAGCCGGACTTCCTGTGACTTTCTTAACCCCTATTCTCGCTGATCGTTTCAGAAATCAAAGAACCATTGTTGTCGTAATCGGAATCCTTTATCTATCAGGACTTACAGGCATTATTGTAAGCAGTCACTCATTTGCCTTAACAATAAGCTCGATCTTACTTGGACTCGGACAAGGAGCTTCTATCAGCTTAGCTCTTACCTTTATAGGACTTAGAACGACAAATCCTAGACAAGCAGCTGAACTTTCAGGAATGGCCCAATCAATTGGATATTTACTTGCTGCAAGCGGACCAATCTTACTTGGGGTTATTCTCGATTTCACTCATTCAGGAACAGCACCATTAATTCTCCTAACGATTGTTTCTGTCATAATGGTCATGATGGGACTTGGAGCTGGGAAAAACGAGACAATTGATCATGATCGCCTTTAA